From Cervus elaphus chromosome 33, mCerEla1.1, whole genome shotgun sequence, the proteins below share one genomic window:
- the XIRP2 gene encoding xin actin-binding repeat-containing protein 2 isoform X1, whose translation MARYQAAVSRGDCRSFSANMLEESEMCTVPGGLARVKKQFEKDKTASSSNTFTQYQYQRQDRSEQEVIRSSQVDISRSSQEMERNEPEISEAHKIDVLGTEMVSHLEKHTEEINQASQLHQYVQETVIDTPEDEEIPKVSTKFLKEQFEKSVQEKVLYSDKELTPAKQTKIESESEETLKPSSIVGTSSTSYTSTSQRKETSATRHRDHSATSSTLAQINATPSEKTEEFPPPPPDMLQPPVDVTAFSQSPELPSPPRIPPVPKELYSKQRNLYELNRLYKHIHPELRKNLEKDYISEVSEIVSRQVNAGNSVSADVQQARYVFENTNDSSQKGLNAEREHLEWDEILKGEVQSMRWIFENQPLDSINNGSPDEDNISKGIADQEIIAGGDVKYTTWMFETQPIDTLGDHSSGTEEHAEKIPELARGDVHTARWMFETKPLDSMNKLHQSQEESIATAIKDITGGDVKTVRYMFETQHLDQLGQLHSVDEMHLLQLRSELKEIKGNVKRSIKCFETQPLYVIRDGSGQMLEIKTVHREDVEKGDVRTARWMFETQPLDTINKDITEIKVVRGISMEENVKGGVSRAKWLFETQPLEKIKEETEEVTVEKETVIGTDVSKKCWMFETQPLDILKEVPDADHLKSEKIIGGDVQTTKQLFETLPIEALKDSPDVGKLQKITASEEEKGDVRHQKWIFETQPLEEIREDKKEYIRTVKLEEVDRGDVRNYTHIFESNNLIKFDASHKIEVEGITRGAVELNKSLFETTPLYAIQDHLGKYHQVKTVQQEEILRGDVRSCRWLFETRPIDQFDESIHKYQIIRGISAQEIQTGNVKSAKWLFETQPLDSIKYFSNTEEVESKTEQVTDIVKGDVKTCRWLFETQPMESLYEKVSLMTGSEEIHKGDVKACTWLFETQPLDTIKDDSEATVKLQTVKQEEIHGGDVRTTCFLFETENLDSIQGEEGKEIKAMEMDIQAGDVSSMRHKFESQSLDSISSGSEEVLRKIKTLKTEDIQKGNVLNCRWLFENQPIDMIKESQEGNELVKTVTDIQGGNVRKGCFIFETFSLDEIKEESDYISTKKTITEEVIKGDVKSYRMLFETQPLYAIQDREGFYHEVTTVKKEEVIHGDVRGTRWLFETKPLDSINESDTVYVIKSVTQEDIQKGAVSSVRYRFETQPLDQIAKESRDIVPTVDCIQGGDVRTSKQFFESKNLDKNTYVRTVSVNEIQKGNVKTSTWLFETHTLDELRGEGSEYENIRTVTQEDMQKGDVKQAVWLFENQTLDSIKEADESITKITKEEIPPADVKTTTWLFETTPLHKFTESRVEKVEIIGKSIKETLGELYSQKVIEAPGIIIEADEVGDVRMAKYKLMNQASPEIQKEEIVKVDLRNIMVNLLSKRDCKKREILVSEEEKGNVNLTKTQLLNRSTEFHAEKEEIVSGDVQQAIKNLFSEERSVKKGILIQEDERGDINMTIYCLLHENAGDTIKREEVVGGDVKRTIHNLLSSISNNKISERAKIDASERGNVQFFTTCIETGALDYLRQLQTGSNEILTGRKQEKEEEIIGGDVEGTKLLLKKRRSQVERTVNETDIIPGDVHNTVKVFLTEPQNTSCKLPKEEIIKGDVKSTLNSLSQAVSQKTVAKTEEVIKGDMLTTLKSLKESSQKWKNSKQPDVIPGDIEKAIECLEKTAQTRTEILKKELILDDLEASLKNLKETQRAFKEVNKSSVKDDVQTEMAGSKEEQAAGVHQVTDQRDKKSILQPRPGPFEPAARWQEGTDVLNQAIDKSCHRHLMEERTEVNLPKAPKGTVKIVVDREQNNDALEKNLRKLSNSHQAGIWTDNTTEQHLRDEHASGQLTSTLSVREHRKTKGSEMAREQKEAVFWQSTDKTFGKQQTDTCELRNDCQKIEVFPVKSPKNTKNTKTSTDTQSSRPGLTQGPVYKMVGETREVSEDFQKQTLLKQEKQYSNKDIMRKNVTPQPGWQTLPVNQDMSNVTEMKVSQKSHNQLKATDKKQTDSHLKNQDFLMKTNTSKDLKMAMEMSFNPVKFNPENNAKENEFPLPPPSPPPPLPSNASSEIEFPLPPPPPLTMLPEKNVFPPSLSTEKIQAEFENFPGLPLPPPPEDEKFEREYLSMFPPPPPPPPAPALKPAHLLSSSVQEKHNGTFIQHSQEEAASSQAKVVTGKSGGRLPPPTLPKPKFPKKVEDIKNHSSPEVDLENSLPDTECKMTPSKDQKRVIMATSSEHMETKQNVSSKSLDKRKQLSMDSTRSFSQAVPESSPPKKKPIAPLIKSHSFPAGSGQQSPKPYMRKFKTPLMIAEEKYRQQREELEKQRQGSSGYNIVRTESQNQNISELKKEMLLQKTKEEVPLTGMDSEVIVAQTNTVSQSLSQELGVYTDNQLSTTPAVTLSVKGFQHVPATLEGKDTMKKEVLQSSKDMIQSKSACEIKQSKQECRTRQTQQKHLEQLHLPESKPVSPSFKVKTIKVPILGHKLNETNHSYESHKKQSEVDIQTITKQQYQETERTEARIEGSSNKQSVTEKYYQLPAKEKRVTIQLPTETTGKSHESKLNIAHEKQREFRDSESGKLLRSEETIQGPPMIGPKKESLTVETKQEHLNKSAQKVVEQKIAEAHLDSQTQNFQQTHTQSFESQVEHKKLPQPNNNLQEEKYLGVKGIQQKQVFSNTKESKQEITQNKSLFSSVKESQQDDGKRAVNVLEFLRKREELQQILSRVREFEAEPDKNGLKTFQMLLNIIPVWLLSEEKREYGVRIAMENNIEKIKEEITLIKTQAEDMLVSCENTIQTAMISSKAGKQRNKATSLNETLPKVSNANVSYNKNTQQKENTIVEKAEHHQVATHQETTAHQVKTHQEIKLDDAKVPPPSLKTRPPSPTFITIESTARRTETSPKDELSQSPKKDSSAEPSPRPSQPARILRANTSPSPPKSRSEQLVKLKDTTAKLSRGIIPCSSITPVPIVEKRSEIVKSPATLRRQIKIEARGRDSPPTITIPITVNHADSGSFKESMEAQEEVRIEARGRDSPPTITIPITVNHADSGSFKESMEAQEEVRKVEKRSTYVHKDGVNSAKDVVPDTESFDAVEIIRKVEGPCLSEHTQRYEAANRTVETAENFMSDHENEINRWFRGFEDGLSFDTQSNRRVYVNGEANRNIKQESRSFCKEEFGITSKESTSFTGFSHSRPGELREMMPVQLPSIRSETRSRSEHFSGVDAFESQVVGSRTTVSSSHGSEAGRSRFDFKHAPPTYEDVIAGHILDVSDSPKELRRNFQQTWQESERVFENLGYATSDASATEMETTFQEESAFIRETATPRPGSMCTLPKEGVSNGAPSSRQAEFS comes from the exons gaGGTAATCCGTAGCAGCCAGGTCGACATTTCAAGAAGCAGccaggaaatggaaagaaatgaaccaGAAATTTCCGAAGCACACAAAATTGATGTTCTTGGAACAGAAATG GTCTCTCATCTTGAAAAGCACACTGAGGAAATAAACCAAGCTTCTCAGCTCCATCAGTATGTTCAAGAAACAG TCATAGATACACCTGAAGATGAAGAGATTCCAAAGGTTTCaactaagtttttaaaagaacaatttgAAAAGTCTGTCCAGGAAAAGGTCCTTTATTCTGACAAAGAATTGACCCCAGCCAAGCAGACTAAG ATTGAAAGTGAATCTGAAGAGACTTTAAAGCCATCATCAATTGTGGGTACCTCTTCTACTTCTTACACTTCAACCAGCCAGAGGAAGGAAACATCAGCCACCAGACACCGTGACCACAGTGCCACTTCCTCAACTCTGGCACAAATCAATGCCACTCCTTCGGAAAAGACAGAAGaatttcctcctcccccacccgaCATGCTTCAACCTCCAGTAGATGTGACAGCATTTTCCCAGTCCCCTGAACTCCCCAGCCCTCCTAGAATACCACCAGTCCCCAAAGAATTATACTCCAAACAAAGAAATTTGTATGAATTAAACCGTTTATATAAACACATCCATCCTGAGTTAAGGAAAAACTTAGAAAAAGATTATATCAGTGAGGTTTCTGAGATTGTTTCTCGTCAAGTGAATGCGGGGAACTCAGTTTCAGCAGATGTGCAACAAGCCCGGTatgtttttgaaaatacaaatgacAGTTCTCAAAAAGGTCTGAACGCAGAAAGAGAACACTTGGAGTGGGATGAAATTCTGAAGGGGGAGGTGCAGTCCATGAGATGGATCTTCGAGAATCAGCCATTAGATTCCATCAACAATGGCTCTCCAGATGAAGACAACATCTCCAAGGGCATTGCTGATCAAGAAATCATCGCTGGTGGTGATGTGAAATATACCACATGGATGTTTGAAACTCAACCCATCGATACTCTGGGGGATCATTCTTCTGGCACCGAGGAACATGCTGAGAAAATTCCTGAGCTGGCCAGAGGAGATGTCCACACAGCCCGGTGGATGTTTGAAACAAAGCCCTTAGACTCAATGAATAAATTGCATCAAAGTCAAGAAGAATCAATAGCAACTGCCATAAAGGACATAACCGGGGGGGATGTCAAGACTGTGAGATACATGTTTGAAACTCAACATCTGGATCAACTTGGACAACTTCACTCAGTAGATGAGATGCACCTATTGCAACTCAGATCTGAGCTCAAAGAAATTAAGGGGAATGTTAAGAGAAgtataaaatgttttgaaacGCAACCGTTATATGTTATTAGAGATGGCTCAGGTCAAATGCTAGAAATTAAAACTGTTCACAGAGAAGATGTTGAAAAGGGGGATGTAAGAACAGCACGTTGGATGTTTGAAACACAGCCCCTAGACACAATTAACAAAGATATAACAGAAATTAAAGTTGTCAGAGGAATATCCATGGAAGAAAATGTCAAAGGTGGGGTGAGTAGGGCCAAGTGGTTGTTTGAAACTCAACCTTTGGAGAAAATCaaagaagagacagaagaggTCACAGTTGAAAAGGAAACAGTAATAGGTACAGATGTCTCTAAAAAGTGTTGGATGTTTGAAACACAGCCATTAGATATTCTGAAAGAAGTTCCTGATGCAGACCATCTAAAGTCTGAAAAGATAATAGGGGGTGATGTACAAACTACTAAGCAACTATTTGAAACACTTCCAATAGAGGCTTTAAAAGATAGCCCTGATGTAGGAAAACTTCAAAAAATTACTGCTTCTGAAGAAGAAAAGGGGGATGTCAGGCACCAAAAATGGATTTTCGAAACCCAACCTCTGGAAGAGATTAGAGAAGATAAAAAAGAGTACATACGAACAGTGAAACTTGAAGAAGTTGACAGAGGAGATGTAAGGAATTATACACATATCTTTGAATCAAACAACTTGATTAAATTTGATGCGTCACATAAAATAGAGGTGGAAGGAATCACAAGAGGTGCTGTAGAATTAAATAAATCACTCTTTGAAACAACACCATTATATGCCATTCAGGATCACCTTGGAAAATACCATCAAGTAAAGACAGTCCAGCAAGAAGAAATCCTAAGAGGTGATGTAAGAAGCTGTAGGTGGCTTTTTGAAACAAGGCCCATTGATCAGTTTGATGAAAGTATTCATAAATATCAGATAATTAGAGGAATATCTGCTCAAGAAATACAGACTGGGAATGTAAAATCTGCTAAGTGGCTATTTGAAACCCAACCACTTGATTCGATTAAATATTTTAGCAATACGGAAGAAGTAGAAAGTAAAACTGAACAAGTCACTGATATTGTTAAAGGGGATGTCAAAACCTGCAGATGGCTTTTTGAAACCCAGCCAATGGAATCTCTCTATGAAAAAGTTTCATTAATGACTGGCAGTGAAGAAATTCATAAGGGAGATGTCAAAGCCTGTACCTGGCTCTTTGAAACTCAGCCACTAGATACCATAAAAGATGACTCTGAAGCAACAGTCAAATTGCAAACTGTGAAACAAGAGGAAATCCATGGTGGGGATGTTCGTACAACATGTTTCCTTTTTGAGACGGAAAATTTGGACAGCATacaaggagaagaaggaaaggagatcAAAGCCATGGAAATGGATATCCAAGCTGGGGATGTCTCCAGCATGCGGCATAAATTTGAAAGTCAGTCCTTAGATTCTATAAGTTCCGGTTCAGAGGAGGTTTTGAGAAAGATCAAAACCCTAAAGACTGAAGATATTCAGAAAGGCAATGTTTTAAATTGTAGGTGGCTCTTTGAAAACCAACCAATTGATATGATAAAAGAAAGTCAAGAAGGTAATGAATTAGTTAAGACAGTGACAGACATACAAGGTGGAAATGTAAGAAAGGGGTGCTTTATTTTTGAGACGTTTTCTTTAGATGAGATTAAAGAAGAATCAGACTATATTAGCACCAAGAAAACAATTACTGAAGAAGTAATAAAGGGCGATGTAAAAAGCTATAGAATGCTCTTTGAAACCCAGCCACTTTATGCAATTCAAGATCGAGAAGGGTTTTATCATGAAGTGACTACAGTTAAAAAGGAAGAGGTAATTCACGGAGATGTACGAGGGACAAGGTGGCTTTTTGAAACAAAACCATTAGACTCAATTAATGAATCTGATACTGTGTATGTGATTAAATCTGTCACACAAGAAGACATTCAGAAGGGAGCTGTTAGTTCTGTTAGATACAGATTTGAAACCCAGCCACTGGATCAGATTGCAAAAGAATCACGTGATATTGTGCCCACTGTGGACTGTATTCAAGGTGGGGATGTAAGGACAAGTAAACAATTCTTTGAGTCTAAAAATTTGGATAAGAATACTTATGTAAGAACAGTAAGTGTCAATGAAATACAGAAGGGCAATGTTAAAACATCCACTTGGCTATTTGAGACCCATACTCTAGATGAACTGAGAGGAGAAGGGTCAGAATATGAAAATATCAGAACAGTCACCCAGGAAGACATGCAGAAAGGTGATGTGAAGCAGGCAGTGTGGCTCTTTGAAAATCAAACTTTGGATTCTATTAAGGAAGCAGATGAAAGCATCACAAAAATCACCAAGGAAGAAATCCCTCCTGCTGATGTCAAGACAACTACATGGCTCTTTGAAACCACACCCCTTCACAAATTTACTGAAAGTAGGGTAGAAAAGGTGGAAATTATTGGCAAGAGCATTAAAGAAACCTTAGGAGAGCTGTACTCTCAAAAAGTTATCGAGGCTCCTGGAATCATCATTGAAGCTGATGAGGTTGGGGATGTTCGAATGGCAAAATACAAGCTAATGAATCAAGCATCACCTGAGatacagaaagaagaaattgTCAAGGTTGACCTCAGAAATATAATGGTGAACCTTCTTTCCAAAAGAGACTGTAAGAAAAGAGAGATTTTGGTCAgtgaagaagagaagggaaatgttAATCTGACCAAAACTCAGTTATTAAACAGATCAACAGAATTTCATgctgaaaaagaagagatagTGAGTGGTGATGTCCAACAAGCAATAAAAAACCTGTTCTCTGAGGAAAGATCTGTAAAGAAAGGGATTTTGATTCAGGAAGATGAAAGAGGTGATATTAACATGACTATCTATTGTCTTCTTCATGAAAACGCTGGTGACACAATTAAGCGTGAAGAAGTAGTAGGGGGTGATGTAAAACGTACAATTCATAATTTGCTATCTTCCATATCAAACAATAAAATATCTGAAAGGGCTAAAATTGATGCCTCTGAGAGAGGAAACGTTCAGTTTTTTACAACATGCATAGAAACTGGAGCTTTGGATTATCTCAGACAACTTCAGACAGGCTCAAATGAAATACTAACAGgtaggaaacaagaaaaagaggaagaaataattgGTGGTGATGTAGAAGGCACAAAACTGTTATTAAAGAAAAGGCGATCTCAGGTTGAACGTACTGTTAATGAAACTGACATCATCCCAGGAGATGTGCATAATACAGTTAAGGTTTTTCTGACAGAGCCTCAGAATACATCTTGTAAGTTACccaaagaagaaattattaaaGGTGATGTGAAGTCAACCCTAAACTCCCTCAGCCAGGCCGTAAGTCAGAAAACAGTGGCTAAAACAGAAGAAGTTATAAAAGGTGACATGCTGACCACCCTCAAGTCACTTAAGGAATCAAGTCAAAAATGGAAGAACTCTAAACAGCCTGATGTCATCCCTGGGGATATTGAGAAAGCTATTGAATGCCTTGAAAAGACTGCACAGACGAGGACGGAAATACTGAAAAAGGAGCTTATCCTAGATGACCTTGAGGCATCAttaaagaatctaaaagaaacacaaagagcTTTCAAAGAGGTAAATAAAAGTTCAGTCAAAGATGATGTGCAGACTGAGATGGCAGGATCCAAAGAAGAGCAGGCAGCAGGGGTTCATCAGGTGACTGACCAGAGGGACAAAAAAAGCATTCTTCAGCCAAGACCAGGACCCTTTGAGCCAGCAGCCAGGTGGCAGGAGGGAACAGACGTTCTCAATCAAGCTATAGACAAATCTTGTCATAGACATTTAATGGAAGAAAGAACTGAGGTTAATCTTCCAAAAGCCCCCAAAGGCACCGTAAAGATTGTCGTAGATCGCGAACAAAACAATGATGCTCTTGAGAAAAACCTTAGAAAACTATCTAATTCACACCAAGCGGGTATCTGGACTGATAACACAACAGAGCAACATCTTAGGGATGAACACGCAAGCGGACAGTTGACTTCAACCCTGTCAGTTAGGGAACATCGAAAAACCAAGGGATCAGAGATGGCGAGAGAACAGAAGGAGGCTGTCTTTTGGCAATCTACTGATAAAACATTTGGAAAGCAACAGACTGACACTTGCGAACTGAGGAATGACTGCCAGAAGATTGAGGTTTTCCCTGTCAAGAGTCCTAAAAATACCAAAAACACTAAAACATCAACAGATACACAAAGCTCTAGGCCTGGTTTAACCCAGGGTCCAGTCTACAAGATGGTTGGAGAAACACGTGAGGTTTCAGAGGACTTTCAAAAGCAGACTCTGTTAAAGCAAGAAAAGCAATATTCTAATAAAGATATAATGAGAAAGAATGTGACCCCTCAACCAGGGTGGCAGACTTTGCCTGTGAATCAAGACATGTCAAATGTAACAGAAATGAAAGTCTCCCAAAAAAGCCACAATCAACTTAAGGCAACTGACAAAAAGCAGACTGATAGTCATCTGAAGAACCAGGACTTTCTAATGAAGACAAATACCTCCAAAGACTTAAAAATGGCAATGGAAATGTCCTTTAATCCAGTCAAATTTAACCCTGAAAATAATGCAAAGGAAAATGAGTTCCCTCTTCCACCTccatctccacctcctcctctACCTTCCAATGCATCATCTGAAATTgaatttcctcttcctcctccacctcctttaACAATGTTGcctgaaaaaaatgtgtttcctccttcactgtcCACTGAGAAGATACAGGCtgaatttgaaaattttccaGGCCTCCCTCTTCCTCCACCACCAGAAGATGAGAAATTTGAAAGAGAATATCTATCCATgtttccaccaccaccccctcctcctccagctccagctcTAAAACCAGCAcatctcctttcttcttctgttcAAGAAAAGCATAATGGAACATTTATACAACACTCCCAAGAGGAAGCCGCAAGCTCTCAGGCTAAAGTCGTAACAGGAAAATCTGGAGGACGTTTGCCACCTCCCACACTCCCCAAACCCAAGTTTCCCAAGAAGGTAGAAGATATAAAGAATCATAGTTCCCCAGAAGTTGATTTGGAAAATTCTCTGCCAGATACAGAATGTAAAATGACTCCCTCAAAGGATCAGAAAAGAGTAATAATGGCAACTAGCAGTGAACACATGGAGACAAAGCAGAACGTATCTAGCAAAAGTCTTGATAAAAGAAAACAACTATCTATGGACTCTACAAGGTCTTTCTCACAGGCAGTTCCAGAAAGTTCACCACCCAAGAAAAAACCTATAGCACCTCTCATAAAATCTCATTCATTTCCAGCAGGTTCAGGACAGCAAAGTCCAAAACCTTAtatgagaaaatttaaaacacCTTTAATGATTGCTGAAGAAAAATATAGACAACAAAGAGAAGAgcttgaaaaacagagacagggGAGTTCAGGCTACAACATAGTTAGAACAGAAAGCCAAAATCAAAACATATCAGAGTTGAAAAAGGAAATGCTGTTACAAAAAACAAAGGAGGAGGTTCCCCTAACTGGAATGGATTCAGAGGTCATTGTGGCCCAAACCAACACAGTCTCTCAAAGTCTTTCTCAAGAACTAGGGGTCTATACTGATAACCAGCTTTCCACAACACCAGCAGTGACATTGTCTGTCAAGGGGTTCCAACATGTTCCAGCAACCTTGGAAGGCAAAGATACCATGAAAAAGGAAGTTTTGCAGAGCTCAAAGGATATGATCCAATCTAAATCAGCTTGTGAAATTAAACAGAGTAAGCAAGAATGTAGGACACGGCAAACACAACAGAAGCATCTGGAGCAGTTGCACTTGCCCGAAAGCAAACCAGTTTCCCCCAGTTTCAAAGTTAAAACCATCAAGGTTCCAATTCTAGGTCATAAGTTAAATGAAACAAACCACAGCTATGAAAGTCATAAAAAGCAATCTGAAGTTGATATTCAAACCATTACCAAACAACAGTACCAGGAAACTGAGAGAACAGAAGCAAGGATTGAAGGCAGTAGCAATAAGCAATCAGTGACTGAAAAATATTATCAATTACCTGCAAAGGAGAAGAGAGTAACAATACAATTGCCTACAGAAACCACAGGGAAAAGCCACGAAAGCAAGCTCAATATAGCTCATGAGAAGCAAAGAGAATTTAGAGACTCTGAGAGTGGGAAGCTTTTAAGAAGTGAAGAAACAATTCAGGGACCACCAATGATTGGTCCAAAGAAAGAAAGTCTAACAGttgaaacaaaacaagaacatTTGAATAAATCAGCTCAGAAGGTAGTCGAACAAAAGATTGCTGAGGCACATCTTGATTCTCAGACTCAGAATTTTCAGCAAACACATACACAGTCTTTTGAAAGTCAAGTTGAACATAAAAAATTGCCCCAGCCAAACAATAATCTGCAGGAAGAAAAATATCTTGGCGTCAAGGGCATACAACAGAAACAAGTCTTTTCTAATACTAAAGAGTCAAAGCAAGAGATTACACAGAACAaatctttattttcctctgtgaAAGAATCCCAGCAGGATGATGGAAAACGTGCTGTAAATGTATTGGAATTCTTGAGAAAACGTGAAGAACTACAACAGATTCTGTCTAGGGTAAGAGAGTTTGAAGCAGAGCCAGATAAAAATGGCCTTAAGACATTTCAGATGCTGTTAAATATTATTCCAGTATGGCTATTaagtgaagaaaaaagagaatatggAGTTCGCATTGCTATGGAGAATAACAtagaaaaaatcaaagaagaaataacactCATTAAGACTCAGGCAGAGGATATGCTTGTGTCCTGTGAAAATACAATTCAAACAGCCATGATATCGTCTAAAGCGGGAAAGCAGAGAAATAAAGCTACCAGTCTTAATGAAACATTACCTAAAGTGTCCAATGCTAATGTCAGTTACAATAAAAATACCCAgcagaaagaaaatacaattgTGGAAAAAGCCGAGCACCACCAAGTAGCAACGCATCAAGAAACTACTGCTCATCAAGTGAAAACCCATCAGGAAATTAAACTGGATGATGCCAAGGTTCCTCCTCCGTCTTTAAAAACACGCCCACCGTCACCAACTTTCATAACAATCGAGTCTACCGCCCGGCGAACAGAAACCTCTCCTAAGGATGAGCTTTCCCAGTCCCCTAAAAAGGACAGTTCTGCTGAACCATCACCAAGACCATCACAACCAGCTAGAATCCTCAGAGCAAATACCTCCCCTTCGCCACCCAAGAGTCGCTCTGAACAACTTGTGAAGCTCAAAGACACCACTGCGAAGTTATCCAGAGGGATCATCCCATGTTCGTCGATAACCCCGGTTCCCATCGTGGAGAAGAGGTCTGAGATCGTCAAGTCTCCTGCAACACTTCGCCGTCAAATTAAGATAGAGGCTCGTGGTAGGGACTCTCCACCTACAATCACAATACCTATAACTGTAAATCATGCTGATAGTGGTTCTTTCAAAGAATCCATGGAAGCTCAAGAGGAAGTAAGGATAGAGGCTCGTGGTAGGGACTCTCCACCTACAATCACAATACCTATAACTGTAAATCATGCTGATAGTGGTTCTTTCAAAGAATCCATGGAAGCTCAAGAGGAAGTAAGGAAAGTAGAGAAAAGGTCGACTTACGTTCACAAAGATGGAGTAAATTCCGCTAAAGACGTAGTGCCAGATACTGAGAGTTTCGACGCAGTGGAAATCATCCGCAAAGTCGAAGGACCTTGCCTGTCAGAGCACACGCAGAGATACGAAGCCGCGAACAGGACTGTTGAAACGGCGGAAAATTTCATGAGTgaccatgaaaatgaaataaacaggtGGTTCAGGGGATTTGAGGATGGCCTAAGTTTTGACACACAGTCAAATAGAAGAGTTTATGTAAATGGAGAAGCAAATCGTAATATAAAACAAGAAAGCCGTTCATTTTGTAAGGAGGAATTTGGAATAACATCTAAAGAAAGTACTAGCTTCACGGGTTTTTCTCACAGTCGTCCTGGAGAGCTGCGGGAAATGATGCCCGTTCAGCTGCCCAGCATTCGCTCCGAAACAAGGTCTCGCAGTGAACATTTCTCAGGGGTGGATGCGTTTGAGAGTCAGGTTGTTGGGTCGAGGACGACAGTCTCTTCGTCACATGGCTCGGAAGCTGGCAGATCTCGCTTTGACTTCAAGCACGCCCCACCCACCTACGAGGATGTCATCGCCGGCCACATTTTAGATGTTTCTGATTCACCTAAAGAACTCAGGAGGAATTTTCAACAGACGTggcaggagagtgaaagagttttTGAAAACCTGGGATATGCAACCTCAGATGCTTCTGCAACTGAAATGGAAACCACCTTCCAAGAGGAATCTGCATTTATACGTG aaaCTGCAACTCCAAGACCAGGAAGTATGTGTACTTTGCCAAAAGAGGGTGTATCCAATGGAGCGCCTAGTAGCAGACAGGCAGAGTTTTCATAA